One genomic segment of Corynebacterium durum includes these proteins:
- the mnmA gene encoding tRNA 2-thiouridine(34) synthase MnmA → MRVLAAMSGGVDSAVAAARAVKAGHEVVGVHLALSRDPQAVRESSRGCCSLEDSADARRVCDKLGIPFYVWDFSDRFKEDVIDDFIDSYAIGETPNPCLRCNEKIKFRALLERGVALGFDAVATGHYARLTQPVDGGDGYLRRAIDPDKDQSYVLGVLGAEEIKRCMFPVGDTKKPQIREEAAEMGFSVAKKPDSYDICFIPDGNTQAFLGKHIGVRPGLIVDQEGTPLREHQGVHEFTIGQRKGLDLRNPADDGRPRYVTDINAQTGVVTVGPRENLAVTTIHADRLKFLHPAMEGEVECEVQVRAHGSVVPCHARIDKDNDRMELSLHTPLQGVARGQAAVLYLPDPDGDIVLGSGTICGTAHS, encoded by the coding sequence GTGCGAGTTTTGGCGGCGATGAGCGGCGGCGTGGATTCCGCAGTGGCGGCGGCGCGCGCGGTGAAAGCCGGTCATGAGGTGGTGGGGGTGCATTTGGCGTTGTCGCGGGATCCGCAGGCCGTGCGTGAATCCTCGCGCGGATGCTGCTCGCTGGAAGATTCCGCCGATGCTCGCCGCGTGTGCGACAAACTGGGCATTCCCTTTTATGTCTGGGACTTTTCGGACCGGTTCAAGGAGGATGTGATTGATGATTTCATTGATTCCTATGCCATCGGCGAAACCCCCAACCCTTGCCTGCGCTGCAACGAGAAAATCAAGTTTCGAGCCTTGCTAGAACGGGGTGTGGCGCTGGGTTTCGACGCCGTGGCTACCGGGCACTACGCGCGGCTCACCCAACCCGTTGACGGTGGCGATGGGTACCTCCGCCGCGCCATTGATCCAGATAAAGACCAGTCCTACGTGCTCGGGGTGCTGGGCGCGGAGGAGATCAAGCGGTGCATGTTCCCAGTGGGCGACACCAAGAAGCCTCAGATCCGTGAAGAAGCCGCTGAGATGGGCTTTTCCGTGGCCAAGAAGCCGGATTCCTACGATATTTGCTTCATTCCCGATGGCAACACCCAGGCGTTTTTGGGTAAGCACATTGGCGTGCGTCCGGGACTGATCGTGGATCAGGAAGGAACACCCCTCCGGGAACATCAAGGCGTGCATGAGTTCACTATCGGCCAGCGAAAAGGGCTTGACCTGCGCAATCCCGCGGACGATGGGCGTCCCCGCTACGTCACCGATATCAACGCGCAGACGGGAGTGGTGACCGTTGGTCCGCGCGAAAACCTGGCCGTCACAACAATTCATGCTGATCGCCTCAAGTTCCTGCACCCGGCCATGGAGGGAGAGGTGGAATGCGAGGTGCAGGTCCGTGCCCATGGTAGCGTCGTTCCGTGTCACGCCCGCATCGACAAGGACAACGACCGCATGGAACTGTCCCTGCACACTCCGCTTCAGGGTGTGGCGCGTGGTCAAGCAGCTGTCCTGTATTTGCCCGATCCTGATGGAGATATTGTGCTGGGTTCCGGCACGATCTGCGGGACGGCCCACTCATGA